From the Leptospira licerasiae serovar Varillal str. VAR 010 genome, one window contains:
- a CDS encoding GAF domain-containing SpoIIE family protein phosphatase yields the protein MSFKQLSLALISDITARINSTDDLEELLGIIIETTKDVLNTEGCSLLLYDPDEDCLVFQVAKGDKGESLTELKVPRGKGIAGMVLESLEPVIVNDAANDSRIYRNIDDAVGFTTKNLICVPMKAQGEIQGVLEAVNSLERPEFTNKDIKILEYLSDLAAIAIRNRRLIRDLKDRARELDCLYQISQAISNISELDQFLNLTVNAISDVLGAERVSLIFQNPRTKAFELSKSIGFSLEEESHLVDESRGILNEILSQGSAILVQGQTDINPDLLTPNRYKTRSFVSVPIRQDGTIIGVLNAADKMSGDSFSHQDLSILSTISNQIAEAYNSLLAKNQKEKLTSIRRDMQIASQIQLNSLPNIPKKMHLLEIETSYTASKEIGGDFYDLIYHNPDEVSILIADVSGKGIAAALFMEFSKTIIAGEVARNSSTSISLMGANRIIQEKSGYFMFVTVMLTRINMLKKRIRYSSAGHNEQLLYKAKEKKVLLLSGKGMPLGIKESEIEEHEVEYQPGDLLVLYTDGVSETTNETGEMYSLENLAKLIERNGDMPVENLKELILDTTDAFRGDADPHDDYTLVMVRLN from the coding sequence ATGAGTTTCAAACAGCTCTCCTTAGCTCTTATTTCAGACATTACCGCCAGGATCAACTCCACGGACGATCTGGAAGAACTTTTGGGAATTATCATAGAGACCACAAAAGATGTACTCAATACGGAAGGATGTTCCCTTCTACTCTATGATCCGGACGAAGATTGTCTAGTATTCCAAGTTGCAAAAGGTGATAAGGGAGAATCCCTCACCGAATTAAAAGTCCCTAGAGGAAAAGGGATCGCCGGAATGGTTCTAGAAAGTCTCGAACCGGTCATAGTAAATGACGCGGCAAACGATTCTAGAATTTACAGAAACATAGACGACGCAGTCGGTTTCACCACAAAAAATCTGATCTGTGTTCCGATGAAAGCGCAAGGGGAGATCCAAGGAGTTCTGGAAGCGGTTAACTCTCTAGAAAGACCCGAATTCACAAATAAAGACATTAAAATATTAGAATATCTTTCCGATCTTGCTGCGATCGCGATCAGGAACAGAAGATTGATCCGCGACTTAAAAGATCGTGCGAGAGAGCTGGATTGCCTCTATCAGATCAGCCAGGCGATCTCCAATATAAGCGAGTTGGATCAGTTCTTAAACCTTACGGTAAACGCGATCTCGGACGTATTGGGTGCGGAAAGAGTTTCTTTGATCTTCCAAAATCCTAGGACAAAAGCGTTCGAACTTTCCAAGTCCATCGGTTTCAGTTTAGAAGAAGAATCCCACTTAGTGGACGAATCCCGAGGGATCTTGAATGAAATTTTGTCACAAGGAAGTGCGATCCTAGTTCAAGGACAAACGGATATCAATCCTGACCTTCTCACACCGAACCGTTATAAGACTAGGTCTTTTGTTTCTGTTCCGATCCGTCAGGATGGGACCATCATAGGCGTTCTAAATGCCGCAGATAAGATGAGCGGAGATAGTTTTTCCCACCAAGATCTTTCTATCTTAAGCACGATCTCTAACCAGATCGCAGAGGCATATAATAGCCTTTTGGCAAAAAACCAAAAAGAGAAGTTAACTTCCATCCGAAGAGATATGCAGATCGCTTCTCAGATCCAGCTCAACTCGTTGCCTAATATTCCGAAAAAGATGCATCTATTGGAGATCGAAACTTCTTACACAGCATCCAAGGAGATCGGCGGAGACTTCTATGATCTGATCTATCATAATCCTGACGAAGTAAGTATCCTGATCGCTGACGTTTCCGGAAAAGGGATCGCTGCCGCGCTCTTCATGGAATTTTCCAAAACGATTATCGCGGGGGAAGTAGCTCGTAACTCTTCCACAAGCATCAGCCTTATGGGAGCGAATCGGATCATCCAGGAAAAGTCCGGTTATTTTATGTTTGTAACCGTTATGCTCACCCGCATCAATATGCTCAAAAAAAGAATACGTTATTCTAGCGCGGGTCATAACGAGCAGCTATTATATAAAGCTAAGGAGAAGAAGGTTCTACTTCTCTCCGGAAAAGGAATGCCTCTAGGGATTAAAGAGTCGGAGATAGAAGAACATGAAGTGGAATACCAACCCGGAGACCTTCTTGTTCTATACACCGACGGAGTAAGCGAGACTACAAATGAAACCGGAGAAATGTATTCTCTGGAGAATCTTGCGAAACTGATCGAAAGAAACGGGGACATGCCCGTGGAAAATCTAAAAGAACTGATCCTGGATACCACAGACGCATTCAGAGGGGATGCAGATCCTCATGACGATTACACTTTAGTAATGGTCCGACTCAATTAG